The DNA segment CGCAACGAGCTGCGTCAGGGGACACATTCCACGTTGCAGCGCTCTGAAATTTCAGGTAGTACTCGCAAGTTGTGGAGACAAAAAGGAACTGGTCGGGCACGAGTCGGGAGTGTGAAGAATCCGATTTGGCGACACGGCCCCGTGGTTTTTGGTCCACAGCCTCGTGACTACGGGGTAAAAATCAATCAGAAGGCGCGCCGCAAGGCTGTTAGAGTTGCGCTATCAGAAAGAGCACGACAGGAGCAGCTTTCTGTATTGGAGCAAATGGAATTACCTACACACAAGACCAAAGCATTTAGTGGTATCCTCCGCAAATTCACAGAGGGGA comes from the SAR324 cluster bacterium genome and includes:
- the rplD gene encoding 50S ribosomal protein L4 → MQLNTYNLDGEKVGSVEIQDKLIQEEYSSRILQEAIVAYRNELRQGTHSTLQRSEISGSTRKLWRQKGTGRARVGSVKNPIWRHGPVVFGPQPRDYGVKINQKARRKAVRVALSERARQEQLSVLEQMELPTHKTKAFSGILRKFTEGKCLVVVKDIDNNLERASRNLPNVKVLKAASVNAYEIVNHDRLLLAKDAIPVLEERLG